The Chryseobacterium suipulveris genome window below encodes:
- a CDS encoding SRPBCC domain-containing protein: MKYLEYQTQINATPEKIWETLTKNEHYTQWTNGNRFEGNWETGSEMKFFDPKNNGMYSEVVTNLPKQELKMKHLGWIYDGKLDPQDFGGSDVAYLLEPIENGTVLRGKVNSMDEFEDFYNSYFPNIFQKIKEISEG, translated from the coding sequence ATGAAATATTTAGAATATCAAACCCAAATCAACGCCACTCCCGAAAAGATTTGGGAAACGTTGACTAAGAATGAACATTACACCCAATGGACGAATGGAAACCGTTTTGAAGGCAATTGGGAAACAGGAAGCGAAATGAAATTTTTCGATCCGAAGAATAACGGAATGTACAGCGAAGTAGTAACCAATCTTCCAAAGCAGGAATTGAAGATGAAACATCTCGGCTGGATTTACGATGGGAAATTGGATCCGCAAGATTTTGGCGGTTCAGATGTTGCTTATCTTTTAGAACCGATAGAAAACGGAACTGTTCTAAGAGGAAAAGTAAATTCAATGGATGAATTTGAAGATTTTTATAACAGTTATTTCCCAAATATTTTTCAAAAAATCAAGGAGATTTCTGAAGGATAG